A segment of the Flavobacteriales bacterium genome:
CCACTTTGCGCGCCCACCGCAGCTTCAGCGCATCAAGCTCCGCTTCGTCGAGCCGCCATGGGACACTCGACGCGCGCAGCCGTTCCATCACCGTGTACAAAGTGATGGCGGCCGATACGCTGATGTTGTAGCTCTCGGTGAAGCCATGCATCGGGATCCGCAGCGTAAGGTCCGATTGCCCGATGAGCGCTTCGCTGGCGCCCGTGAGCTCCGTCCCGAAGCAGAAGGCGAGCGGCCGTTCAAGCGGGATGGTGGCGGGCGTGCATTCAGTGGCGCGCGGTGATGTGGTGACTATCGCATAGCCCTTCGCCTTCAGGTGGGCGATGCAGCGCGCCGTGTTGTCGGGCTGCTCCCGCCAGCGATGCATGTCCACCCACTTCGATGAGCCCAGCGTCACGTCGGGGTTCACCGTGTACTTGTTGCGGTTCTCGATGATGTGCAGGTCCTGGATGCCGAGCAGGTCGCAGGTGCGCACCACCGCGCTCGCGTTGTGCGCCTGATAGATGTCCTCAAGGACGCAGGTGATGTGGCGCGTGCGCTCCGCTGAGATGCGTTCGAAGAGCGCGCGCTTGTTGGGCGTGATGAACGCGCATAGGCGCTCGTACAGGTCGCGGTCGGAGATCATGGAAGCGCCGCAAAAGAAAAGCCCCCCGCGATGCGAGGGGCTTTCCCGGTAGCGGAAGGGGATTACTTCACGCGGTTGGCGAGGTCGGCGCCGGCCTTGAACTTCACCACCTTCTTGGCAGCGATCTTGATCTCCTTGCCGGTCTGAGGGTTGCGGCCCTTGCGAGCGGCGCGCTTGGTGATGCTGAAGGTGCCGAAGCCCACGAGGGTCACGCGCTCGCCCTTCTTCAGGGACTTGGTGGTGTTGCCCACGAAGGCGTCGAGTGCGCGCTTCGCATCGGCCTTGGAAATCTTCGCGTCGTTGGCGATGCTCTCGATCAGTTCTGCTTTGTTACCCATGGTCGTGTTGTGTTGGTGAGTTGTTGGTTTGTGAACTCGCGTACAAAGCTATCCGGGAACCCGCGCCTGTCAACGGTTTCCGAGCGGATAGCCGGAGAATGTTGAAAAATCAGGGGGTTTGTTCATAAGTCGCCCTGTATCCCGCTGCCAGCAAGGGTTTCAGGAATCGCACTCTGTTGATCTCCGGTGGCTTCGCCGAAAGCGTTGATTCAACGTTCCACGGGCACCCGGTCGCTCCCGTCGAAGTGCGGCGACTGCACGCTCACCACCTTCAATGGAACGTCTGATCGCGTGGAAACCGCATGCACCGTGCCTTTCGGGATGGCCACGGCATCGCCCGCCCGCACCGTGAATACCGAGTCGCCGAGCAGCATCTCCGCTTCGCCCTCGAGCACCACTACGTGCTCCGTATGCCGTGCATGGTAGTGCGCCTTCACCTCCAACGGCACGCAGATCAGGAACGAGGAGCAGAGGCTGTCGCTATGCAGCGGCACAACGCTGTTCGCCGGGCCGTTGCCGCACGGTGCCAAGGCCATGTGGAAGCGCTGGGCCGCCGCCGCCATGCTTGCAGACGCGGCTGCGATGATCATCGTGATGCGAAAAGCGGTCATGCGAATCGGCAGTTGTCCAGCGATCCCGCCCCGCGCAGGAAGTCTGCCGCGCTCATGCGCGTGCGGCCTTCAGGCTGCAGTTCCAGGATGGTGAGCCAGGCATCGGCGCATGCGGCCATCATCATTCCTTGCTGCACCAGCACCGCACCAGGGGCGGAATTCACAGGGCCGGTGGCACTTCGGGCTGTGCGCAGGACCTTGAAGCGTTCGTGCCGTCCATCGGGGCGCTCGAGCATGGTCCAGGCTCCGGGGTACGGGGAGAGCCCGCGGATCAGGTCATGCACACGGGCCGCTTGTTGGTCCCAACGCACTCGGCAGTTCTCCGGAGTCAGTTTCGGCGCCGTAGGAAGGCCTTCCGGATCGGGTTGCGGGGTGCAGTTGCGATCGCCTCGCAGCACGCGTTGCACCGTGTGCACGAGCAATGCCGCGCCCGCCAGCATGAGCGCGTCATGCAGTTCGCCAGCGGTGGTCTCCGGGCCGATGGCGACCTCCGTGCGATCGAGCATATCACCGGTGTCGATCTCTTCACGGATGAAGAAGGTCGTGGTGCCGGTGCGCTGTTCACCGTTGATGATGGCCCAGTTGATCGGTGCGGCGCCTCGGTAAGCGGGCAGCAAGGAGCCATGGAGGTTGATGGTGCCCAGCTTCGGTTTCTGCCACACCGCGGAAGGAAGCATGCGGAAGGCCACCACCACGAAGAGGTCGGCGCCAAGGGAATCGAGCGCTTGCAGGAAAGCCGGGTCGCGCAGCTTCTCCGGTTGGAGCACCGGCAGCCCTTGCGCGATCGCGAATCGCTTAACGGGGCTCATGCGGAGTTTCCGCCCGCGACCAGCAGGGCGATCGGGCGCCGTGACCACGGCTGCCACCTCGATGCCCGCTCCCAGCAGCGCGCGCAGGCTGCCCACGGCGAAATCGGGCGTGCCCATGAATGCGATGCGCTGGTTCATCCCTTCCACGGTGAAGGGTGCGAAGGTGCTACGCGGAACCGATAGGGCAGCAGTGCGTCCGGGCCGGCATAGTCAACGCCCACGCGCGGGCCTATGACGATCGCGCTTCGCTTGGGCACGATGCCGTGATCCTCGATGGTGATCGGTCCTGCGATGAGGTCGCAACCCGTATGCGACGTGCGGATCCCGAGCGCTGCGCTCACCAGGCCCGGCCCATGCGTCCGGAGCACACGGCCGTTGCGGCGCGCGCGCATTCGCTCAACTCCCTCCAGCGGCTCCATCGCCCTGATCAGCACCGCGTGCGGGGTTCCGCGCCCGTGGGTCACCACATTGAAGAGATGATGAATGCCATAGCACAGGTAAACGTATGCGGTGCCGCCCTGTGCGTACATCACTTCGGTGCGGGCGGTCCTCCTTCCGCCGAAGGCATGCGAAGCGCGGTCGTTGACGCCGGCATAAGCCTCGGTCTCCGTGATGATGCCACTGGTGCGAGCGCCTTCGAATGCGGTCACCAGCACCTTGCCCAGCAGCTCGTGCGCGATGCGGACCGCAGCGCTCCGGGTATAGAATGCGCGTGGCAGCAAGGTGCTCATGGCGTCGCAGGGCCATCGCCGTACTCATCGCGCAGCGCCCGTTCGGCAGGGGTTACGCGCGCGTATCCGGCCAACGGCTCCATGGACAATGATGCGTCGGCCCCGGATGCAGCGGCCTTCTTCGCATGGCGTCGGCAACTGTCGCATCGGCCGCAATCGCTCTGGAGATGCTCGCCGAAATAGTCGAGCACGCTGCCCATGCGGCAGGCTGAGGTGCCATCCGCGAAGGCGAGCATCGCAGCCAATCGCTCTGCGGCGCGCTTCCGTCGATCGGCCAGTGCGGCGGGATCGAGCGTGAGCTTGGCGGCATCGGTGCGGGGCTGGAGCAAGGTGGCCAGGGGCGCATCGATGCGGGGCTGATAGGATAGGATGCCTTGCCGATCGAGGTCCCTCAGCCGCTTGTTCACTGATTCAACCGGGTTGCCGAGCAGCCGTGCGATGCGGGCCTCGTCGATAAGCGTGGCTTCCTCGAACAAGCCGCCATGCAAGCGCAACAGGATCTCGATCACCGGCCCGAGGCGCTGATCGCTCACGCGCAGCCGGTGCACGCTTGCATGGTCGGCCGTGATGAGCACGCGCGACGGGCTGTGCGCGCCTTCGCTCAATGCGATGCGGCCATCGAGCTCCAGCGCCTTCAGTGAATTAGCCACCACGGGGGCGCGCAGCCCCGTGCGCTGTGCAAGTGCGCTGATGTCCACTGCATAGGATTCATGCAGGCCGGAACCCATGGCGATGGCGTGCATATCCGCGAAGGCTTGATACACCAGGCGGACCGTTTCGAGCGGCGGGAAGCTGTTGCGCAGCCGCTCCAGCGCTCGGTCCGCATCGCCGGGCCCGGTGATCAGGAATGCCCAGGCTTCCTGGCCATCGCGACCGGCGCGTCCCGCCTCCTGGTAGTAGCTCTCTAGGTCCGGAGGGGGCTCGAGGTGGATCACGCAGCGCACATCGGCCTTGTCGATGCCCATGCCGAAGGCGTTGGTGGCGGCCACGCAGCGGATCCTCCCTTCGGTCCATTCGCGCTGCACGCGATCACGCTCCGCCGTGCCGAGGCCGGCATGGTAGGCGGCGGCAGGAATGCCATGCTCCGAAAGGAGCTGCGCGATGCGCACCGTGGCCTTGCGCTCGCGGGCGTACACGATCGCGCTGCCCGTCACTTCGCGCAGGATGCGCAGCATGCGGCCGGTGCGGTCCTCGCCGCGGCTCACCCATAGAGCCAGCTCCGGGCGCGCGAATGAGGAGCGCATGAGCCGCCCCTCCGTGAAGGTGAGCTGCTGCATGATGTCAGCCGCGACGGCCGGCGTGGCCGAGGCGGTGAGCGCGAGCACAGGCACCTTGGGCAGCAGCGCCCGGGTCTCGGCGATGCGCCGATAGGCAGGCCTGAAATCGTGCCCCCATTGAGAGATGCAGTGCGCTTCATCAACCGCGAGCAGGCCGATGGGAAGACGTGCAAGCCTGGCCTTGAGCAGGTCTGTGACCAATCGCTCGGGCGAGAGGTAGAGGAAGGCGAGCTTGCCCATCGCTGCCGCCTCGAGCGCATTATCGATCTCAGCTGCCTTCATGCCTGCGATGAGCGCGCGGGCCGTGATGCCCCGCCGCTTCAGGCCTTCGACCTGGTCCTTCATCAGCGCGATCAAGGGCGAGACCACCACGCAGAGCTGTCCCATGCACAAGGCGGGCACCTGGTAACAGATGCTCTTGCCCCCGCCTGTGGGCAGCAGCGCAAGCGTAT
Coding sequences within it:
- a CDS encoding methionyl-tRNA formyltransferase, which produces MGTPDFAVGSLRALLGAGIEVAAVVTAPDRPAGRGRKLRMSPVKRFAIAQGLPVLQPEKLRDPAFLQALDSLGADLFVVVAFRMLPSAVWQKPKLGTINLHGSLLPAYRGAAPINWAIINGEQRTGTTTFFIREEIDTGDMLDRTEVAIGPETTAGELHDALMLAGAALLVHTVQRVLRGDRNCTPQPDPEGLPTAPKLTPENCRVRWDQQAARVHDLIRGLSPYPGAWTMLERPDGRHERFKVLRTARSATGPVNSAPGAVLVQQGMMMAACADAWLTILELQPEGRTRMSAADFLRGAGSLDNCRFA
- a CDS encoding cupin domain-containing protein: MTAFRITMIIAAASASMAAAAQRFHMALAPCGNGPANSVVPLHSDSLCSSFLICVPLEVKAHYHARHTEHVVVLEGEAEMLLGDSVFTVRAGDAVAIPKGTVHAVSTRSDVPLKVVSVQSPHFDGSDRVPVER
- a CDS encoding RNA methyltransferase; protein product: MISDRDLYERLCAFITPNKRALFERISAERTRHITCVLEDIYQAHNASAVVRTCDLLGIQDLHIIENRNKYTVNPDVTLGSSKWVDMHRWREQPDNTARCIAHLKAKGYAIVTTSPRATECTPATIPLERPLAFCFGTELTGASEALIGQSDLTLRIPMHGFTESYNISVSAAITLYTVMERLRASSVPWRLDEAELDALKLRWARKVVHSAAHLEERFRQEPGA
- a CDS encoding HU family DNA-binding protein: MGNKAELIESIANDAKISKADAKRALDAFVGNTTKSLKKGERVTLVGFGTFSITKRAARKGRNPQTGKEIKIAAKKVVKFKAGADLANRVK
- a CDS encoding RecQ family ATP-dependent DNA helicase, with the protein product MLGARARRQPLDVLRQHWGYDGFRPGQEAIIARALEGKDTLALLPTGGGKSICYQVPALCMGQLCVVVSPLIALMKDQVEGLKRRGITARALIAGMKAAEIDNALEAAAMGKLAFLYLSPERLVTDLLKARLARLPIGLLAVDEAHCISQWGHDFRPAYRRIAETRALLPKVPVLALTASATPAVAADIMQQLTFTEGRLMRSSFARPELALWVSRGEDRTGRMLRILREVTGSAIVYARERKATVRIAQLLSEHGIPAAAYHAGLGTAERDRVQREWTEGRIRCVAATNAFGMGIDKADVRCVIHLEPPPDLESYYQEAGRAGRDGQEAWAFLITGPGDADRALERLRNSFPPLETVRLVYQAFADMHAIAMGSGLHESYAVDISALAQRTGLRAPVVANSLKALELDGRIALSEGAHSPSRVLITADHASVHRLRVSDQRLGPVIEILLRLHGGLFEEATLIDEARIARLLGNPVESVNKRLRDLDRQGILSYQPRIDAPLATLLQPRTDAAKLTLDPAALADRRKRAAERLAAMLAFADGTSACRMGSVLDYFGEHLQSDCGRCDSCRRHAKKAAASGADASLSMEPLAGYARVTPAERALRDEYGDGPATP
- a CDS encoding DNA-3-methyladenine glycosylase, which gives rise to MSTLLPRAFYTRSAAVRIAHELLGKVLVTAFEGARTSGIITETEAYAGVNDRASHAFGGRRTARTEVMYAQGGTAYVYLCYGIHHLFNVVTHGRGTPHAVLIRAMEPLEGVERMRARRNGRVLRTHGPGLVSAALGIRTSHTGCDLIAGPITIEDHGIVPKRSAIVIGPRVGVDYAGPDALLPYRFRVAPSHPSPWKG